Below is a genomic region from Rouxiella chamberiensis.
GACACCCGCTCCGGCGAATACGTTTCCCGCGTTAAGTGATCGACCGCTTAATTCGCAGCAACGTATGACGCGTAGCGCCACGGTGAGACGTTTCCGCCGTGGTGCCTACGTGTGAACTTCCGGTTTTTGGATTACGAGTACAATGTTGAACAAGATGTTGTTGATCGTGGTTTCAGTGCTGGCGTTGGCGATCCTGAGCGGTTGCAACACGGTTCACGGCTTTGGTGAAGACATACAACACCTCGGCGGCGCTATCTCCAGAGTAGGCTGACATCGCGTCGGCCTTTTTTGTGCTCGTCTTCTCTTTTTGTCCTAAATTTCTACAGCTTGCTCCCCCCTTCGCAAAGTTAACTACACTTAAGTCGTCTTACTTTACATTCTCTTATAGGAAGGATTTTTATATGCTGAAGAAAAGTATTCTTACTCTGGTTTCTGTCGTTGTACTTTCCAGCCTGCTGAGCGCCTGTAATACTACTCGCGGCGTGGGCGAAGATGTGTCGTCAGGCGGTAATGCGATTCAAAGAGCAGCCCAATAACGCAGCAAGGGGTGACGACCTATTAAAATGTCACCCCCTTTCCCCTCTATTGCACGGCTTTCGACTGATTAACCCAGACCAGCTTGTTGATATCGAAACCGTAGCCCTGCGCCGTCTCCAGCAGTTGCTGCTTCACACCTTCGTCCAGTTTTGGCGCGCGTGACAAGATCCACAGATAGCTTTTGTCAGGCCCGCAAACCAGCGCATACTGGTAATCCTTGTCGAGCACAATAACGTTGTAGCCGCCATAGAATGGCCCAAAGAAGGACACCTTAAGCGCCGCACGTGACGTCGGGCCGGTGAAATAGCCTTTGCCTTCGCTTTGCTGCCATTTGTTTTTCTGCGGATTGAAACCCCGATTGATAACCTTTACGCCGCCGTCGTCGCGCAGGCTGTAATTGGCCGTCACCTGCTCCAGACCGCTTTCGAAGCCGTGATCAAGACGGGCAATCTCGTACCAGCTCCCAAGATAGCGATTGAGTTCAAAATTATTGACCACTTTGACGTTGTCAGGCGGTGTAACGGCACAACCGACTGAAAGCAGTGCAGAAATAAAAACGCCCATTTTGGACAAGATACGCATAGTCTTCCCTTTCTGATGTAGAAGTTTAAGTGTAGCCAACGGAAATTTGTTTGCCCGAGGGGATGCGAGTAGACTGCATGCCCTGTCTGATATCGGAGTAAGTAATCATGAGCGAAACAGCAAGCTGGCAACCCAGTGCATCTATCGCCAATTTGTTGAAGCGTGCGGCAATCCTGGCTGAAATTCGACGTTTTTTCAGCGATCGCGGCGTTCTGGAGGTGGAAACACCGACCATGAGCCAGGCGACGATCACCGACATTCATCTGTTTCCTTTTGAGACGCGCTTCGTCGGGCCGGGCGCTGCCGAGGGCATGACCCTCTACATGATGACCAGCCCGGAATACCACATGAAACGTCTGCTTGCCGCGGGCAGCGGGCCAATTTTCCAGATGGGGCGCAGCTTCCGTAACGAAGAGGCAGGGCGCTATCACAACCCTGAATTCACCATGCTCGAATGGTATCGTCCGCGTTATGACATGTATCGACTGATGAACGAGATGGATGACCTGCTGCAACAGATCCTCGATTGCGATACCGCCGAAACGGTTTCCTATCAGCAGATCTTTATCCGCCATCTCGAGGTCGATCCTTTGTCGGCCGACAAGGCGCAGCTGCGCGAAGCGGCGGCCAAGCTGGATCTTTCCAATATTGCCGATGAAGAAGAGGATCGCGACACGCTGCTGCAACTGCTGTTTGCAATGGGCGTGGAGCCGCACATTGGTCGCGACAAGCCGACTTTTGTTTACCATTTCCCGGCAACGCAGGCGTCGCTTGCAGAAATCAGCACCGAAGATCACCGCGTGGCCGAGCGCTTCGAGGTGTATTACAAAGGGGTAGAGCTTGCCAACGGTTTCCGTGAACTGACCGACGGTCGCGAACAGCGTCAGCGTTTCGAGCAGGATAACCGCAAACGTGCGGCCAGAGGATTACCGCAGCATCCCATCGACCAGAACCTGCTGGCGGCGCTGGAGCACGGCATGCCGGAGTGTTCGGGCGTGGCGCTGGGCGTTGACCGACTGGTGATGATTGCGCTGGGCGCTGAAAGCCTGAGTGATGTGCTGGCCTTCCCGGTCACCCGCGCCTAGGTTCTTGCCGGTTCAGGCACGCCAGACACAAGAAAAGGGCTGATAACGTATCAGCCCTTTTTTATTGCCATTTCCGGTCTGTTCTTGCGAACCTGTTTTAGAAGCTGTAATTCACGCCCAGACGGACGCTGACATCGTTGCGAATATCACCGGCATGCGTGTAAACACCGGAATTCAGATTCAGATTATGAGTGACGGCAGCGTTCAGGCCCGCTCCCATTGTCATGACTTTACGGATTTTGCCTGCATTTAGCTGATAATCGCCATTTTTGTCGGCAGAAGTTGCCTTGATAGCGGTGTTATCGTGGAATTCCTGCGTATAGCTGACGTCGGCCCAGGGCATCAGTTTAATGCTTTTCACTTCTACCTTGCCGGTAAGGCGCGTACCGATGCCCGCATAGCTCGAACCACTGTGATTTCTGGCGAATTTGACATGGCTGTTGGCAAACGCGTCAGCGGTGGCTTTATCCATGCCGAGCAAGGCATAAGGCTGTACCGAGACGGTTTGGCTCAGCAGGATGTTCACGCCCGAGCGCAACTCTGCACGCAGAACATTGCCTTTATAACCGCTGTTGAGGTGTTCCTTGAGGCCGGTGGTTGAATCGCCGACATTGTTGCTGCTGGCGGAATAACGCAGTTGGCCGTAGCTGAGATTGGCATTGGTAAACAGGCTCCAGGTGCGATTTTGCAGCGCCTGCTGCCAACCGCCGTAAAGACTGTAGAAGTTGCCGGTCACGTGGTTGTTGAAGTCGCCGGCGATAGAGACGTGAGTCAACTTGTTCTTCACCTGGCCGATAGCCAATCCGGTCGTCACACTGCTGCCGTTGCCGAGTTTCCACGTCCAGTCAGCGCCGCTGTTCAGGCCCTGCAAGGTGCTGTGGGCGTCGGTATTGCCCTTTAAATTGGCATCCTGATAGAGATAATCGCCCCATAGACTGGCTCCTTCCCGCACGCCGTAGAACAGGTTGCCTGCGTTCAGGACATTCAGGCGATTGGCGATACTGTCGGTCACTGCCGCCGCCGAGGCTTTGGCACCGTCGAGACCCGCAATGGCACTTTTCACATCACTGGCCAGTTCGGTACGTTTCACCGACAGGATTAGCTCCTGCTGTGCCGCCGCACCTTTGGATTTCGCCGTGGTGTCCAGCGTCGAGAGGGCAAGGCGATCGTTGTAGGCACCGCTGCGCGCGGATACCGCCTGCTGCCCGTTGCCGAAAGCCGTTTTCACCGTTGCGCCTTTCGTCATCGTCAATTGCGTCAGCGCATGATTTCCGGTCGTCGTGTCTTTGGAAAGTCGAGTGACGGTAAGGGCATTTGCGCCTGAAACCTTGGTGGCCACAAGACGATCGCTGGTGTTCATGCCGAGAACACTGTGATTCAGATGGGTAGTCACCAGGGCGCTATTGCCGTTCATGGCAATGTGCATATCTTTCGGTTCGGAGGTCACGACCTGACCCTTGTCACCGATTGAAAGGTTTTGCACGCCGCTAATCTTACCCCAGTAAGTGCTGTTATCGCCGATAACCATGTCCGTCTGGCTGCCGGTATCGGCCATGACGTCCGCATAGACGCCAGAGTTATCCGATACCGTCAGCAGGTTTTTGCCGCTGCCAAAATAGATACGGCCATAGTAGGTGGCGTTGTGGGTAACGAAAATGCTGGCACCTTTCGCGCCCATGACCTTGATGACGCCATCTTGTTGCGAATCGCTGATATCCACCGCCGCCTTGCCCCCGGCATTGATAAAGATATCGCCGACATAGAGGCTCTTATGGGCAATAAACAGGTCGGTATCACCGGTGCTGTCCAACGTGATATCCCCTAAAACAACGCTGTTATCCAGAGAGACATGGTTTTCCTTGGCACCGAAGGCATAAATGGCATCGTTACTGAGAGTGTAATCGGCAGACGACAAATTCAAATAAGGATCAAGCTGTGAATTTTTTAGAGCAATGCTGTTAATGGCATTGCCATGTAGATTAATCGTGCCGTTGGTCAATAAACTGTCATCGAGAAGGATATTTTTATTACCGGTGCCGCTGGCATCAATACTGCCGTTGATAATACTTTTATGGGTGGCGGAGACGATTAATTCGCCGTTATCTTCAGGGTCCTGCCAAATAGCGGACCCCTGCATATAATCTTTATTCTTGACGACCGCATTGACGGGTTTGTCATCGTATTTCAGGCCATTCTGCTGGCCGTTTAACATGGCGTTATCGAGCACCACGGTAATATCGGTTTTTTTACCTCTGTCGCCGGCTTCAATCATATCTGTTTTACTGCCCGGCAATAAATAGACGCTGGCAGCGCCTCCGGTGCTCAGGTTGATATAGTGATCCCCAAGCTGTGTACCGGCAACGATCAGCTCCTGCCTGTCGTTGGCATCTCGGGTCGGGCCTGAAAAATAGACATTATGATTGGCTGCTGCATGGGCAACCACGGCGGCGTTGCCGTTAAGATGCGCCATATTCCAGTTTTCGTTGCGGTTATTGGCACTGTTATTTAAGGTCAGATCGCTAACCTGTCTGGAAATATCCTTGACGACCGGGGTTGCCGCAGAAGCCTGGCCTGCCGCCATGAATGACGACGTTGCCAGCAAAATACATCGGGTCAGAGTTGAAAGACGCATACCGTTGTGCATTTATAATCCTTGAAATTTTAGCCTGATATTTCGTAATGCCAACTGACAAGTTCGCAAAACTGGAGAGTATTAACTCGGATTTGATGCGGCTATTTTCGAGGATATTTAATGACAGGGATATCGTACTAGTAAGGAAAGAGACAAGGGGGTTTAGGGGATATTTAACCGGTAATTATATTTTAATTAATATATTGCCGAGGTCGGGCTAAAACGACTTTCCCCGGCCGACATTCATCAGCCGGGGAAAGCGAGGCGGGCAGTTAGAGATCGCCCGTGTTTCGTGGACCGCCGCTGCTCAGGGTTGCGCTATTGCCGTTTTGCGCGCGGTTCATGGTTTCCATCCGCACCTGGAAAGGCGGGAACGGCAGGGTGATGCCATGCTCGCGGAATCCGGCCAGAATCAGCTGGTGGATTTCATGGCGCAGCGGCATACGATGTGCCATTTCCGCCGCATGCATACGCAGCTCGAAAATCTGGATCCCCTGCTGTAAATCGACCAGATAGGCTTCCGGCGCGGGCGTATCGAGCACCAGTGAACACTTGCGTGCCGCCTGCGTCAGGATAGACGTCACCTCTTCGCTGTTGGCATCGATAGGGGCCGGAACACTCAACACCACGCGCGTTACCGAGTCTGACAGCGACCAGTTGATGAACTGCTCGGTGATAAAGGCCTTGTTCGGCACGATAATCTCTTTGCGGTCCCAGTCGACAATCGTTGTGGCACGGGTATTGATTTTGGTCACACTGCCCGTGAGATTGCGGATGGTCACCGTGTCGCCGATACGGATAGGCTTTTCAAACAGGATCATCAGGCCCGAGATAAAGTTGGCGAAGATCTCCTGCAACCCGAAGCCCAGTCCGACGCCCATTGCCGCGACCAGCCACTGTAGCTTGCCCCATTCTATCCCGAGCATCGAGAAGCCCGTCAGGCCGCCTATCAGCAGCACCGCGTATTTGGTGATAGTCAGCGCGGCGTAACCGGTGCCCGGGGTCAAGTCCAGATGCTGAAGCAACGCAAGTTCCAGCAGGGCAGGCAGGTTACGCACCAGTTGCGTGGTAATAATCAGCACCAGAATCGCGATGAGCACATGGCCGAGCGTAATCGGCTGCATGCTTTCGACGCCCTGCGTGGTAGAAGAAACATCCCACAACTTGATGTTTTCAAGGAATGAAAACGCCGAGTGAATTTCGGACCACAGGAAGATAACCGACACCAGCGCCACCATGGCCAGCAGTGAGCGCACCAGCCGTAATGACTGCGAACTGATAACGTCGAGATCAACGACCGGCTCTTCGATTTCCACCGCTCCTTCGTTGCTGCTCGCAAGCGTTGATTCCTCTTCACCGCGCACGCGCTGCGAAATAATCTCGGCGCGACGCTGCTTGGCACGTTCGAAGGCAATCTTGCGCCGCTGAATCAGCATCCAGCGGCGGATAATGTGATACACCACCAGCAGCAGGAACCAGATAGCCAGCGAGGTTTCCAGACGCGCCAGCAGCGCCTGCGAGGTGGCCAGATACCCGAGCATCGAGGCAAACGCGGCAATCAGCGGCGCGCTCAGCATCATCCACCACAGCGTGCTGTTCAGCATGTTCTCGCCGTTGCCCTGTTTGTCGAGATACAGCGGAATACCGGCGCGTTTAAGGCTCTGTGTCACCAGACTCAGCAGCACGCAAAGCACGATGAAGCACAGACGCCCCAAGGTATTGGAAAACTCGCGATCGTTGAGATTATCAAAGGTAATCAGCGCCATAATCAGCGGCACGATCAGCCAGATTGACAGCTGATAGTAGCGCAGCGCGCGGGAAACACGGCGCTGCGGCCAGTTGAAATGGGTGATGAACAACCCTTTCGGGTGCGCCAGATAGTGACTTATCATAAACAGCCACAGCACCGGCAGGGTCGCGGTCACGCCGTCGCCGATGGCAACCGCAATCGGGAACGGCCATGCGCTCTGCAATCCATAGCCCAGTGCGGCCCACAGGACGGGCAGGGGCAGGGCGACCAGAATCGACCAGAATACCGTACGCGCGGTCAGCGAGAAGTGATCCTGCGTGACCTTGCCGACGCGGCTGCTGGCGCGGTCCAGAAAGTTGTAGTAATGCCGACGCGAACTGACGCTGACAATCACCAGAATCAAGGCGCCAAACAGCGGCATCAGGGTTTCTTTGCTGGTGACCATCATGACCGAGGCCTTGCCGAGCTGGGAAAGCGTGTCGAGCGACAGCAGACGATTCAGGTCATGCATGGTCTGCAACGGATAGTTGAAGCTCAGCGGACTGACATCGGCGACCCAGAACAGATAACGGTGCGCCGCATCGGTGATGTCTTTGAGGGCATCCACCAGCTGCGTATTGGCGACTTTCAGCTTGGTCAGCTCGAGGATCTGCGAGTCACAGCCCGAAAGCAGCGAATTCAGCAGATCGGCCTGGGTTCTCAGCTGTGCCTGTAAAATTCTTTGCTGCGCGGTGCTCAGCGGCTGGCCATCGTCCTGACGTCCCTGACGGTACTGCTGCTGTTTGCCGAGCAGGTCTTCATAGTGCAGACGCTGAACGCGTAACTGCCCCATTTCGCTGTCGAGCTGTTGCGGTTTCGGCATTTCGGGCAGTTTGGCTACCTGCGCGCGCAGGGTTTCACCCAGCAGCGGCGAGGCGTCCAGCCATTGCGCCTGTTCGCGGATAGTGCTCAGCGCCTGACGAACCTGCAGCGTTTGCGCGGCGGCCTGTCTTTGCTGCGAGGAGATGAGATCCATACGCTGCGCCTGCTGGTTCAGCGCCAGCGACAGCTCGCGGTTGGCCTGCAACTGTTCGGTAATCGATTTTGGCTGCTCGCCGCTCTGCTCGGCCAGCTGTTCGGTTTTCTCGAGTGCCGTTTCGGCCTCTTTCTGTCGCTGGCTGTTCAGGTTGTTACGCAGCGTTTGCAGCTGTTCGTCGAGACGATCGTGACGGGTCTTGTAAAGTTCGGCGCGAATGCGCGACAGTTCCTGCCGATTGCTGGCGGAAAGCTGCGCCAGTTCCAGCTCGTCGACGCGTGCCTTGCGGGCGGTAGACTCGGCTTGCAGGGCCTTGAGTTTGGCCTGCGCCAGCGCAGAGTTGTTATTGCTGAAACTTTGCAGGCGCTGATCGACATCGGCCAGCGCGTTGCGGGCTTCGGACTGCTGTTGCGGCAACTGGCTCAGGGAGTCACTGATATCGCGTGAACGGTCCTGCTCCTGACGCAGCTGACGAGCCTCTTCCAGTAACTGGCTGCTGACCTGCAGAATCTGCTGGTCGAGTTCGGTGCTGGAGAGCGTCTCGTCGACCGGCAGGGGTTTGTCGCTCTGGGCTTTCAACTCCTGACGCAGGCTCTGCGTCAGGCGCGGGAAGTCGTCAATGACCGTCTGATATTGCCCCGAACGGGCCAGCGAGGCACGAGATTCACTCAGCCAGTTGATGGCATTTTGCAGCGACTCGACTATCTGCGCCTGGTTGGCCGACTCCTTGTTGGCTTCGGCTTGTTTTAATTCCTGCTGGAGCTGGTCTTCTGAAAGCGCGGCGTTGGCGCATAAAGGCAGCGCCAACAGCAAACTCACCAACAGAGAGGGGATCAGGCGCACTGACTTATTCCTTTCAAATAACTAAAAAACAGCGTTTGTCTTAAACAACCACGTCTGGGGTAACGGGTTCGGCTCGGGGCAAACGAACGGCTTCGGCAAAGGGTTCGCCCATGCGGGTGACAGTGCCGTTTTTCAGCTGCGGCATAAAAGTCACCTGATTGGCGGCAAACAGGTTGATAACGGTGGAACCCAGCTTGAAGCGGCCCATCTCCTGACCTTTTTCCAGTGCGATCGCGCCTTCCGTACCGGCTGCCGGATAGGTCCAGCGCTTGATGATGCCTTCGCGCGGCGGCGTAATCTGGCCTGCCCAGACGGTTTCGATGCTGCCGACGATGGTCGCGCCGACCAGAATCTGCACCATCGGGCCGAATTCGGTATCGAAGACGCAGATAACGCGCTCGTTGCGGGCAAACAGGTTGGGCACGTTGGCTGCCGTCAGCGGGTTTACGGAGAACAGGTCGCCGGGCACGTAGGTCATTTCACGCAGCACGCCGTCGCACGGCATATGCACGCGGTGATAATCACGCGGGGCCAGGTAGGTCGTGGCAAACAGGCCTTCGCGGAACTGTTCTGCCAACTGATAGTTACCCGCCAGCAGCGCTTCGAGCGAGTAGAAATGGCCTTTCGCCTGGAACAGATTGTTGTCGACAATCGCCCCGAGCTGGCTGATGGCGCCGTCGGCCGGCAGACACAGCATGTCCAGACCGCTGACCACCGGACGCGCACCGGCACGCAGCGGGCGCACGAAGAAATCGTTGAAGGTCGGGTAGGCGGAGAATTTAGGGTCTAGCGCTTCTTTCATGTCGACTTTGTAGTAGCTGGCGAAGGCTTTGATAACCCACTGGGTCAGCGTGGCGGCGCGGCGTTCGGCACCCCAGCCTGCCAGACGGGTCAGGCCTTGTTTCGGCAGCAGGTATTGAAGTTTTATTTTGATTTTGTCTAACACGGATTACCCTCTCGAAAATGGAGACCCGGTATCATTCCTGCTGTAACGCGAAATGGCCGGGATCTCTGCCGCAAAGGGCGGCAGAAACAATAATGAAAACGAGCAGCAAAAAGCGGCCCGAAGATTTTAAAGGAACTGACGGCAATTATCAGAGGCTGTCGAAGTTTTTACGCGTTTTTACATCGACCATGCTCTCGAGGATGCGATGATAGTTGTCAAAACGCTCCTCGGCGATTTCGCCCTTGTCTACCGCTTCGCGAATGGCACAGCCGGGATCGCTGCCGTGTTTGCAGTCGCGGAACTTGCAGTAGCCGAGATACGGACGAAACTCGACAAAGCCTTGCGTGATCTGCTCGGCGGCCAGATGCCAAAGACCGAATTCGCGCACGCCCGGGGAGTCGATGACGTCGCCGCCGTGCTGGAAGTGGTACAAACGCGCCGCCGTGGTGGTGTGCTGACCCAGACCGGAGTTGTCGGAGACATCGTTCACCAGAATCTGTTTCTCTTCCGGCGGCAGCAGGGCGTTGAGCAGGCTGGATTTACCCACGCCAGACTGACCCGCAAAGATGCTGATGCGCCCGGTCAGCGCGGCGATGAACTCTTCCATGCCTTCGCCGGTATAGCTTGAGACTTCCAGTACGCGGTAATTGATATGGCGGTAGATATCCATCATCTGCGCGACAAATTTGCGGCTTTCGTCGTCCAGCAGGTCAATCTTGTTCAGCACGATAAGCGGCTCGACCTCGACCGTTTCACAGGCTACCAGATAGCGGTCGATGATATTGAGAGACAGCTCGGGAAGAATGGCAGAGACGATCACGATTTGATCGATGTTGGCGGCGATAGGTTTTACGCCGTCGTAGAAATCGGGGCGCGTCAGTACCGACGTGCGTTCATGCACGGCTTCAACGATACCCTTGACGCTGGCGTTTTCGCCGGAGCGCCACACGACGCGGTCTCCGGTCACCAGCGAACGGATGGTCCGACGGATGTTGCAGCGATGCTGGCTGCCGTCGGTAGCTTCAACGTCAGCGTGCATCCCGAAACGGCTGATCACGATACCTTCCTGTGGTTCGCCGTGCAGGGAGTCGTCCAGCTCTTTCCGCTTGTCCGTCTTGGTCAGACGACGTTCGTGGTTGGCGTTAACGCGACGTTGTTGCCCTTTTGACAGTTTTATCTTAGTCACTGCGCCTCACTTGACTGGCTTTAATCGCTCGTTGCGACCAAAACGACTATGATACCAGCTATTTCGTATTAATTAACCGTTGTGGGACTTTTCATAACTGGAGCCTGTATGTCTGTAAGTGATAACAACCTCATCTGGATCGATCTGGAAATGACCGGCCTCAATCCCGAGCGCGACCGAATCATTGAAATCGCTACCTTAGTTACCGACGCCAATCTGAACATTCTGGCGGAAGGGCCGGTCATGGCGGTGCATCAGTCCGATGCGCAGCTGGCGCTGATGGACGACTGGAATGTAAACACGCACACCGGAAGCGGGCTGGTGGACCGCGTCAAGGCCAGTATGCTCGATGAAAACGCCGCGCAGCAGAAAACCCTCGAGTTCCTGAAAAAGTGGGTACCGGCAGGCAAATCGCCCATCTGTGGTAACAGCATTGGGCAGGATCGCCGTTTTCTGTTTAAGTATATGCCGGAGCTGGAAGCCTACTTCCACTATCGCTATCTGGATGTCAGTACGCTGAAAGAACTGGCTCGCCGCTGGAAACCCGAAGTGCTCGACGGCTTTACCAAGCAGGGCACACATCAGGCCATGGATGACATTCGCGAGTCGGTGGCCGAATTAGCCTATTACCGCGAACATTTTATTAAATTGTGATGTCGGGCTAAAATATTTCAGGCGGTGAAATCGGGCGGCAAACGCCCCTTTTTGCCGTCGGATTGCTGGTTAAATGTGCGCTTTGCTCTTTTAATCGGCACTTGAACGAAATATTGAATAAAAACGGTTTTTTTGTGAAAGGGGGCTTGCGGCGTTAAAGATTTCTCGTATAATGCGCACCCCGTACCGATGAAGAATTCGTTTAGATGATTTCGTCGATATGCAGAGCGGGAATAGCTCAGTTGGTAGAGCACGACCTTGCCAAGGTCGGGGTCGCGAGTTCGAGTCTCGTTTCCCGCTCCAAATTTAGTACAGGTTTTACAGTAAGTTATAAAGCACCACCATGCGACGCGGGAATAGCTCAGTTGGTAGAGCACGACCTTGCCAAGGTCGGGGTCGCGAGTTCGAGTCTCGTTTCCCGCTCCAAACTTTTCAAATGTTGTATTTGTCGTAGAGCAAGTGACTCTTCATACGAAGAGGGCTTACGAAACGAATTTACAACCGCAGCAAGATTTACACCTCTTTGCGGGAATAGCTCAGTTGGTAGAGCACGACCTTGCCAAGGTCGGGGTCGCGAGTTCGAGTCTCGTTTCCCGCTCCAAATTTTATCTTCCAAACACAACGCCAGTCACCACGCGCTTTGCGTGTCATTTTCGTCGTTTTTTCCTCGTGGAAAACATGGCCTGAATTATTTTTGTGAACAGAGTTATCCACAGATTCTGTACAAATTCTGCACTGCTTTTTATTTGATCAGCCAATATTGTTAAAAAATAACTCTTTGAATTTTAACAAATAATTAAAAACTGAAAACGCTATAGCGATCTCTTGCTCTTTTTTTGCAGTTGATCGGCAAAGCCTTTTTATTTTTATGCACAGAAGCATATTTTCAGGGATGACCAAAATTCCCCTTTTCAGGCGTCGCGCGGCAAACCTTTTTCCACAGCCCGAATCAGCCTTTTCTTCTGTGAAGACTGCACTTCAATCTGATGTTCACTTCTTCTGACTAGCTGTTGTGCTATTGACCACTCAATATGCTCGTCCAACATACTGTTTTCTCCTTTTCGGCTCTCGAGTGCCAGCACGATATTTTCGTGATAGGGCGCATTGCCGAGTGCTACGGAGATATTGCGCAGCCAGCGCAGATGGCCGATACGGCGGATAGGCGAAACCTTCGGTGATGCGCAGAAACTTCTCTTCCTTCCAGCCAAACAATTCAATGAGTTCGGGAGCATGCAAGGCGGCGCGCGGGCTGAAATCGTCTTCGTCCGTCAGCTGTGAATAACGGT
It encodes:
- the orn gene encoding oligoribonuclease; the encoded protein is MSVSDNNLIWIDLEMTGLNPERDRIIEIATLVTDANLNILAEGPVMAVHQSDAQLALMDDWNVNTHTGSGLVDRVKASMLDENAAQQKTLEFLKKWVPAGKSPICGNSIGQDRRFLFKYMPELEAYFHYRYLDVSTLKELARRWKPEVLDGFTKQGTHQAMDDIRESVAELAYYREHFIKL
- the asd gene encoding archaetidylserine decarboxylase (Phosphatidylserine decarboxylase is synthesized as a single chain precursor. Generation of the pyruvoyl active site from a Ser is coupled to cleavage of a Gly-Ser bond between the larger (beta) and smaller (alpha chains). It is an integral membrane protein.), producing the protein MLDKIKIKLQYLLPKQGLTRLAGWGAERRAATLTQWVIKAFASYYKVDMKEALDPKFSAYPTFNDFFVRPLRAGARPVVSGLDMLCLPADGAISQLGAIVDNNLFQAKGHFYSLEALLAGNYQLAEQFREGLFATTYLAPRDYHRVHMPCDGVLREMTYVPGDLFSVNPLTAANVPNLFARNERVICVFDTEFGPMVQILVGATIVGSIETVWAGQITPPREGIIKRWTYPAAGTEGAIALEKGQEMGRFKLGSTVINLFAANQVTFMPQLKNGTVTRMGEPFAEAVRLPRAEPVTPDVVV
- the rsgA gene encoding small ribosomal subunit biogenesis GTPase RsgA → MTKIKLSKGQQRRVNANHERRLTKTDKRKELDDSLHGEPQEGIVISRFGMHADVEATDGSQHRCNIRRTIRSLVTGDRVVWRSGENASVKGIVEAVHERTSVLTRPDFYDGVKPIAANIDQIVIVSAILPELSLNIIDRYLVACETVEVEPLIVLNKIDLLDDESRKFVAQMMDIYRHINYRVLEVSSYTGEGMEEFIAALTGRISIFAGQSGVGKSSLLNALLPPEEKQILVNDVSDNSGLGQHTTTAARLYHFQHGGDVIDSPGVREFGLWHLAAEQITQGFVEFRPYLGYCKFRDCKHGSDPGCAIREAVDKGEIAEERFDNYHRILESMVDVKTRKNFDSL